In Mustela erminea isolate mMusErm1 chromosome 20, mMusErm1.Pri, whole genome shotgun sequence, the sequence ctctgccttcggctcaggtcatgatcccagggtcctgggatcgagccccgaatcgggctctctgcttggcagggagcctgcttcctcctctctctctgcctgcctctctgcctacttgtgatctctgtctgtcaaatgaataaataaaatcttttttaaaaaaattagaaatatattaagaaaaaaaaaaaggaagcggCTCTAAGGACAATTCCACTCCTTCCCTCTTGCAGTGTCTGGTGGCTGCTGGCTCTCCTTGTGGCCACAtcctcccagcctctgccttcatgtgaccttctcctctctgtgcctcttcagTCTTTTATAGGGACCCTTGTCTTCAGATTGAGGACCCACCTGGGATGATCTCAAGttccttaattatatctgcagaTCTTatttcccaaataaggtcacagtcaCAGGTTCTGCGGGTTAGGATGTACACATATCTTTTTAGAGGCCATTCAAGACCCATGCATCCTTATCTGGCAGGCACTGTGGCCGTCCCCGTGTAACTGCTGCCAGAAGGTTAGGTCCCTGGTCCAGGATCTCACAGCAAGTGTGTTGCAGAGCCAGTGTGACCCCCTAGCAGTGTGTGTGCTTCGCCTCTGAGCTGTGCCACCTCCCTGTAGGCCTGCTAGGGCCCTGCAAGGATGGCGGCTTtgcaggcagagatgggagggcTCTGTGTGGCCCTCTCCCAGGCAGCAGACCTACTCTGACCTGTCACAGTGCACATGGGTGGGCCGCCATTGAGCATGTTGGGAAGTACAACCCCCCCGGGTGACCTAGAGAAGTGACACTAAGATAGAAGGCtcacatgggcgcctgggtggctcagtgggttaagacgctgccttcggctcaggtcatgatctcagggtcctgggatcgaggcccgcatcgggctctctgctcagcggggagcctgcttccctctctctctctctgcctgcctctctgcctacttgtgatttctctctgtcaaataaataaataaaatctttaaaaaaaaaaaaaaaaaaaaaaaaaagaaggctcacAGTAGTGTGTGAGAGGGCGCGGCACCACGTGTGAGCGTCATTCCAGAAGAGGGAGCCTTACCTAAGGGTGAAGTGGTGTCGGCCTCTTAGCATCAGGCACAGCGGCACTGGGGGGTGGGAGAGCCAGGGCTCTGATTGGGGACACACATCCTCCCTCTTCAGCTTTGTGGTTTCTCCTTTCCTCACTAGGGGAAGCTGCTGGCTGATCTGGCCAAGCGCCTGGGCCTTCACTACGTGGTCTACAGCGGCCTGGAGAACATCAAGAGGCTGACGGCCGGAAGACTGGCAGCCGGCCACTTTGATGGCAAGGGGGAAGTGGAGGAATATTTCCGGGACATCGGAGTCCCCATGACCAGCGTACGGCTGTCTTGCTATTTTGAGAACCTCCTCTCCTACTTCCTGCCCCAGAAAACCCCTGATGGAAAGAGCTACTTGCTGAGTGAgtgcttttcctctttcctcgAGCATCTGCTCTCACCAAGGGAAGCTGTGGGTATTGTAGAAAACAGGCTTGTCCTCAGACGGTTCTGGGTCCAAGCCTGGGTTCTCCCATGTTAGGCCCGTGACTTTGAACAAAATAACTTCGCTGGGCCTCTGCTTCCTGGTCTATGAAATGGGCGTAATAGTGCGACTTTTGCAAGGGTGATGAGGAAATCTGCCGGGAGGCAGTGATGCGATGCTTCGTCTGTTACAGAGACGAGCACACCTGTTACTTCTCCTTCAGGAGTAAAGAGAGGATTTGGAAGATCAGGACCAGTAGTAGGTTTCACAAAGTAGGAAAGCACTTTCTTCTCAATCTGTAAATGGGCTGCCTAGAGCCTTTGACGGCTCGTGTCCTGTGGCTGGCCAGCATCCTCAGccggccacccctcccccatgcgAGGACAGCAGGGTCAGGCGGTCTGGGCCTAGTGTTGGCTCGCTGGCATTGCCCTTTAGTCTGCTGAATCGGCCGGGGATACCGCTCGTGTTCCATCCCTGGCTGAGCTCAGTGAACGAGGTCTCTGGCTAACCTGAATGGGCAGCTGCGGAGGCCCCTTCTCATGGGTGAGGAATGTGGCAGGACCCACCAGACCACCTTGGCAGGTCAAGTCACCCACCAGTTCCACCCATTTAGGGAGAACCTGCCACGTGCAGCTCTGGGTCAAGGCCTCGGCACTCCGGCATTCCTGTTAGTGTAGTCGGCTTTCCACGTCAGGAATTCCAGAGGCCACAGAGTGCAATGGGGCCGGCAGCTTGGGAGGAGCCCCTTCGTTTCCTTCCTGTTCCTGTCTTGGCCCCAAGAGGGTGGGCAGACCTGGCGTCCGCCCCGCTCTAAATGGAGCAACCGGAGCTCAGGGGGTAAATAGGGGCCACGGTGGCAGAGCTTGGATCGCATCCCGTTTCCTGACTGAACCCTACTGCTGCTGCTCGTACACCCCAGACACCAGGACCACTGACCTGTGCACGTGTCCTGGCAGTGGGCTGGCGGgacacccctcctcctccctcccaccccctcccaggctTGCCCATGGGTGATGTGCCCATGGATGGCATTTCTGTGACCGACCTGGGTCCCGTGGTGCTCAGCCTGCTGAAGAAGCCGGAAGAGTACGTCGGCCGGAACATTGGGCTCAGTACGTGCAAGCACACAGCCGCAGAATACGCCGCCCTGCTCTCCAAGCACACCGGGAAGGCCGTGCGTGATGCCAAGGTGGGCTTCCTCGGCCCCGGGCCCAGGATGGGTGCCGTCCCAGCTCCCATCGGGGGCTCTGGCAGCCCCCTTCTGGTCATTGTGACCCCCCAGTGGGGGCTTTATGGGTGGTTGGGAAGCAGTATGTGAGGCTGCCCCGTCACTGTGGGCAGACGATGACTTCACCACTGTGAACATTTGTCATGACCCCAGTGTGGCTGCTGAGATTTCCAGCTTAGGCAGTAGACCAACTAGTGAGGAAGGTTTCCAGGAAGAGGGGATACTGGGGTCCAAGGCAAGGCGTGAACACACAGGGGTGCTGGGCTTCTCTGGGGTGTGAcatgagggagggaaggggtaGGAGACCAGAGAGGTGGCCCCCAACCAGCTCCTGAACTGGCTGGGTGGGCAAGAGCCCTTTGGCCCCCTCTCTCCCCGCTGACCTTCAGTCTTCCTATTCAGACCCTTGGgtgccttgtttctttttttttttgggtgccTTGTTTCTTATTTGGCCTTTCCATTATGGTAGTGAGACTGACATTAAAGTAAATCTGGGAAACTCCCAAGTCATTGAAAGACAAAAACCACCCACGGAGCTGCAGATTCATGCAGAGCAATGATGGGGAGGCCACGGCAGGGTGTTTCCGGTGGGTCAGACCCCCTAGACTCGAATCCTGCTCCCAGCCCTTAACACCCACCAGTATGTGACCTTGGGGCACAGTCCCTGACCCTCTCTGCCTCAGtattctcacctataaaatgggtgtATGAATAGTATCTCCTTCCCTGGTTGTTCGGATTGAAAGAGTAATCAATGTAAGCGCAATCAGAGTAACCAATGTAAGTGCTTCCTTAGTACCCTAAGTGGCCACGCATTACATCTAAACACAGAAGGGTCTGAGGCAGCTGTGGAGGATTTCGGGAGCTGAGTTTAGATTCAGTTTGGTCAGGAAGGGGTAACAGCTTTGGTTTTTGAGCAAGGAAGTGATGTTTGCAGAGTTCTGGTTTGGAAAGGGCTGAGAAGTTTCCATCTCATGATCTCAAAAGAACtcaaaggaggggtgcctgggtggctcagtgggttaagcctctgccttcagctcaggtcgtgatctcagggtcctgggataaagccccgcattgggcagcctacttcccttccctctctgcctgcttctctgcctacttgtgatctctgtcaaatacataaataaaatcttaaaaaaaaaaaaaaaagaactcaaaaggatttatgacttttttttaagtaatttctacactcaacatggggcttgaactcatgaccccaacatCAAGGGTTGCACACTCTTCTGATTGAACCTGCTAGGCAGCCCTTAAAAGAACAGGatttggggcgccagggtggctcagtcgttaggcgtctgccttcagctcaggtcatgttcccagggtcccagggttcctgctcagcaggaagcctgcttctctctcttccactaccccctgcttgtgttccctctctcgctgtgtctctatcaaataaataaataaaatctttaaaaaaaaaaaaaaaaaaaaggaaagaacaggatTTAAGTTAACTTAAAACAGTGGTTTTTGAACTTTAACCCTTTTAGTAGAAGGGTTTTCAGATGAACTTATTGGAAAGAACTTGGGTTGGGACTGGGTTGCCCACAGCTAGGGTGCCAGAGATACTGACAGGCCCAACGGAATCCCCTCTGTTTCTAGGTGACCCCTGAGGACTATGAGAAGTATGGATTCCCTGGTGCCCGGGACCTGGCCAACATGTTCCGTTTCTATGCTCTGAAACCTGACCGTGACATTGAACTGACCCTGAGGCTCAACCCCAAGGCCAGGACGCTGGACCAGTGGCTGGAGCAGCACAAGGGAGACTTTGCTGGGCTCTGACCCTGCCACCTCTCAGCCCCGTCTCAGGGAATGGGGAGGTACAGTCACAGTGACCCGTTCTTGTgttacataaaaaattattttttgaataaaggCCATTGTTCTCACAGCTGGGTTCCAAAAGAAGAGAGCTTTGTTTCAGGGACCGGGGTTGGGGTGCAGCTGCTAGGGCATGAAAATTCCAACAGGAAGCATCAAGTGGCGGGGACCAAGCGCCCCTCCCGTGTTGGGTCTGGAGGGCTGAAGACACAGGACATAAATGCAGTTGTAAGTTTCGTCCAGCGGGTGGGAGACGGCACTGTGACCACAGCCCAGAGAAGCAGCTCTGACCGCTGCTTGGACTACACTGGATGGTGCAGAGTCTGGGCACAGGGGTCCTCCTCAGGCCAGGCAGAAGCGCTGCCTGGTGACAGCCCGGCAAATGCAGCCTTCGTGTCCAGAGAGCTAGGGAGGCCAACTGCACATTTGTTCTTGGAGCTCAAAGGCATTACCTTCTGGGATGGGATGTATCCCCAGCTATGGCAGCCCTGAGATCTGGATGATCTTCAAAACACCAGGGCATAACATCGGGAGGGCAGTGGCAGACGAGCAGAGGTCGCCATGATTGCACACCGCTGAGAACAGGTGACACGCTGCTTAGAGCGAAGGCTGGAGGCAAAGCCAAGGAACTGACAGCAAGGTCTCACTGGTGgtgtctgcaccagcttgtgATGGCAGGGCTGGTTCCACTTCTCCTGCTCACTTCTGAGAAGAGGAAGGTCAACGCCCAGAAAACACAGGTCATGTACCTGAGGTCCCATGGCGGGGCCTGCTTTTCCTCTACAGATTTGCATAACTTCCCTCCTACCCAACCCTCTATACCTGCGGTCTTACCATACACATTCAATCCATTAACTGATTGAGAAAGCACTTGACAACCTAAATACAACGTGAACCAAAAAGGTTATGCTTTCTGCCCTGAGGCGCTTAGGTTGGTGGGAGAGCCAGATACAAATATGCACGAATAGTTATAGACTGACACAGGGCtgcagagaagaggggcagagataATCATGGGGGGGGGCAAAACCAAGAGCTAGATGCTTACCTGAGTCCCCCACGTGCCCCCTGATTTAGTCAcatttaagtgtatagttcagtggatTATATTTAGTTGTGTGGCCcttaccaccatccatctccagaacttcctCACCATCCCAAACTCTGTTCCTATTAAACACTAACTTCCcattctcttccccaccccacctcagcaCATGAGCCATTCTACCTTGCATCTATAAGCCTGACCCCTAAGTACCTTATATAAAGAgctgctaacatttttttttaagattttatttatttatttgacgcagagagagatcataagtaggcagagaggcaggcagagagagagggaagcaggctccccgccgagcagagagcctgatgtggggctcgatcccaggacccccgggatcatgacccgagccaactgagccacgcaggtgcccgaAGAGctgctaacattttaaaatgagacagcTTTCCTAGTGTTACTGATAACAGCCTAAggctggaaataacccaaatgcctACCAGGGAATGATTGGAAAACAAACGTGGTCTATTCACAGAATGGTatatactcagccataaaaaggaatactgATTCATGCTACAGGAATGAACCTTGACATATTATAGTAAGTGAAACCAGAAGGAACCAGAAGAGGTCACTATTGTATGATCCCGTTTACTTGAAATGTGCCAAACAGGTGGATCATAGAGGCAGGAAGTAGATTTGTGCCTGCCAGGGTCTGGGGGACTTTGGGAAATGGGGAGTAACTGCTGCTGATGGACATGGGATTTCTCTTCGGGGTGATGTAATTTCTAAAATTgtgatagttgcacaacattGAACTAAAATCCACTAAACTGTATACTTTCAATGGCTGAATTGTAGAGCACAGGTAATCCCCAAAATGAAGTAACTAAAATCACCACATCAAAGTCGGGATGCCCAGCTTCTCTCCCAAGGCCCCAAACGATCTGGAAGCACCGGTCTGAACTCCAGTGGCGCCCTCTTGGGTAGAGCTGAAGAGATGTCTCCTTCCAACAGCACAGCTGGTATCCAATGCTCCCTGTGGTCTCCAGGCACGAGGAAAGCAGGTAAGGACCCAGTCACTATAAGCTGCTGCCTGGCTCATCACTCCAAATGGACCTAACTTCCGGTGGAAAGGTATGGgccacccggctggctcagtcggtagtgTGTGAGACTCTCGATCCTGGGGGTTTAAGCTCAGGCCCCACCATGGGTGCAAAGATTACTTAAGCATAAGATctctggagcgcctgggtggctcagtcagttaagtgtctgcctttggctcaggtcattatctccaggttctgggatcgagtcccacatcaggctccctgctcagccaggagtctgcttctccctctgcccaaccacCACTCATACTGGATCactcacactccctctctcagataaataaatattgtaaaaataaaaaataaaaaaaaatactttaaaaatacaggtttCCCAGTGCTAAAACACCCCTTTTGCAAAAGCTGTGTCTACATAATTCAGTGACAGACCCCAGTGCACAGAAGGGCAGCATGAGGATGGGGCAGTTTCTGGACACCTAGGTAACCAAGAAGCTTGTGGGACTGGACAGAACTGTCGTCTTTGAGGAGGGGCTTTCATGAAAGAGAAGCAAGCATTCAAGTCCACCCAATGCCAGCAGAGGCGTGCTGGTGGGTCGGGGCCAGGCTCCAGTGCCCAGGTCAGACTCAGCCATACATGACTGCACGCTACCACCTACTTCTCCACTCCTCTCCTGTGCCCACCAGCTCTTCCCAACCTCTTCACCCAGCCCAGCAAGGGCTCCCATGGCTTCCATGCTCAGCCCAGAACTCTGGGATGGGTCTGAGCTCTGTCTGTGCTCAGGGCCACTCTGGCTGTGCCAGGCATTGGggcttttctgagcctcagctggAAGCCCCGACTAATCAAACTACAATGAGCaaaaaatttaatgcaaaaaataaattaaataaataaataatcaacgTTCTTCAGAAAACAACAGGGGGGAAAATCTAGTGAGGGAGGCAGTGACATGCACATCTTCTCGTGGGCTCCCAAAGAAAAAATTACACTGAATTTCAGAACATTCACTCCAATCAGCCCACTGTCCCATggcaagctccctgctctgggatCTTGGCTGGAGGGTCAGTGCTTGTCAGAGCACCACCAAGCCACCAGTGTGCAGGTGCTCCTGGGCTGGTGGGACTCCGTGAACGAGGCCAGCTAACTCTCCAGCCAGCCCCAGGAAGGCCAGCGGTGATATGGGACAGTCCTGACTGCAGATGGCATACCAGCAACCCCACAGCTAAGTCCCCTGCAGAAAGTAGTCTGAACTCTGAAATTTCAAAGAACAAAGGACCACAATTTATGCTTTAAATATCTTTTGGCAGTAATCTTATTTACATTGATACAgaatcattttacattcttagaTCAGACAATAATAGATactttattttagtaaattatgaag encodes:
- the NMRAL1 gene encoding nmrA-like family domain-containing protein 1 isoform X2, which gives rise to MNRDRVGAQGGSVARTLLEDGTFRVRVVTRDPRQKAAKELRLQGAEVVQGDQDDAASMELALTGAHAAFIVTNYWENCSQEQEVKQGKLLADLAKRLGLHYVVYSGLENIKRLTAGRLAAGHFDGKGEVEEYFRDIGVPMTSVRLSCYFENLLSYFLPQKTPDGKSYLLSLPMGDVPMDGISVTDLGPVVLSLLKKPEEYVGRNIGLSTCKHTAAEYAALLSKHTGKAVRDAKVTPEDYEKYGFPGARDLANMFRFYALKPDRDIELTLRLNPKARTLDQWLEQHKGDFAGL
- the NMRAL1 gene encoding nmrA-like family domain-containing protein 1 isoform X1, yielding MGDKELVVVFGATGAQGGSVARTLLEDGTFRVRVVTRDPRQKAAKELRLQGAEVVQGDQDDAASMELALTGAHAAFIVTNYWENCSQEQEVKQGKLLADLAKRLGLHYVVYSGLENIKRLTAGRLAAGHFDGKGEVEEYFRDIGVPMTSVRLSCYFENLLSYFLPQKTPDGKSYLLSLPMGDVPMDGISVTDLGPVVLSLLKKPEEYVGRNIGLSTCKHTAAEYAALLSKHTGKAVRDAKVTPEDYEKYGFPGARDLANMFRFYALKPDRDIELTLRLNPKARTLDQWLEQHKGDFAGL
- the NMRAL1 gene encoding nmrA-like family domain-containing protein 1 isoform X3, encoding MGDKELVVVFGATGAQGGSVARTLLEDGTFRVRVVTRDPRQKAAKELRLQGAEVVQGDQDDAASMELALTGAHAAFIVTNYWENCSQEQEVKQGKLLADLAKRLGLHYVVYSGLENIKRLTAGRLAAGHFDGKGEVEEYFRDIGVPMTSVRLSCYFENLLSYFLPQKTPDGKSYLLNEHTCYFSFRSKERIWKIRTSSRFHKVGKHFLLNL